AATTAACATCGGCAAAACGATGCCTATCGATTCTCGTGCGGGAAAAATAGAAGCCATAACAGCAACAACCAAGATGCCAAGCGTAGGCAAACCAGTTTTAGAAATACCAATTAAAATGGCACATAATACGACGAGGACTATATCTAACGTAGTCAAATCAAACATACTTTTTATTCACCTCCCTTAAATTAGTAACATTTCTCATTTTAATAGAATATAAAGAAAACTCAATTAAAATGTTTTTAAAACTGCATTTATTTGTTGAAACGTAGACTTTATCATGTGCTGCGTTATAATGATGAAAGAAATTATCGTCTTAAGAACGGGCTAGGGCAGGTGAAAACAATGGATATCAAACAACTTCAATATTTTATTGAAATAAATCGGTTCAACAGCTTTAGTAAAGCAGCTGAGCATTTATATGTGACACAACCAACTATTAGTAAAATGATTAAAAATTTAGAGAAAGAGTTCAATGTGAGTTTATTTGACCGCTCGAAAAAACGGGTAGTGCTAACCGATGCAGGTAAAATTATTTTGGAGCAAGCTCAAGTAATTCTTAACGCATTTAAGGATTTAGAAAATCAATTAGAAAACCTGTCGGGGCTAAAACAAGGGCATATTCGGATCGGCTTGCCTCCCATGGTCGGTTCTAGCTTTTTTCCAAATATCATAGGAGCATTTCGTGAATGTTATCCTGCCATCTCCATTGAATTAATGGAAAATGGATCAAATAAAATTGCAGAAGATGTAGAAGATGGAACCCTTGATCTTGGAGTCGTCGTCTTGCCCATTAATAATGATATATTCGATTCTTTTTCCTTTGTAACAGAAGATATTAAACTGGTCGTTCATCCATCACATGCTTTAGTTAAAAAAGAAAAGATAACATTAAAAGATTTAAAAAAAGAGCATTTTATGTTGTTGAATAGTGATTTTGCGTTAAGAAACCGAATTATGTCTGCATGCAAGAGAGAAGAATTTCAACCGTTTATCGTTTTTGAAAGTTCGCAATGGGACTTATTAGGAAAGATGGCCGCATCTAAATTAGGGGTGACCCTTTTACCGGAGAGCATATGTGATCAATTAAAAGGGGATATTGTTACATTGCCGATTGAACATTCTGATATGTATTGGAAACTTGCTGTCATTTGGAGAAAAGATAGTTATTTATCTCATGCTGCTAATGAGTGGCTTCGATTTGCCAAGGAAAAGCTCCATTCGTAATGTTTTTATGCCGGCCTTCATTTGTAACCGTTATCATAGACAGGAGTTATCTACTCTTATATAATAATTCCATTTTACGCATAATACGTTTCATACTAATATAAAGACTGTAAATGAATCGTTTTTTGGTAGAAAAGGTGAATGTAAAAATGGAAAGTAAGCACCCGAAAGATAGCAGAGTTGTTAACACTGATCAGGTTTTATGCAGTGATTTAAATAATTACAATACGTTATTTGGCGGCGTCTTAATGAAAAAACTCGATGGCTGTGCCGTATTGTCAGCAAGGCGTCACTCTAGAGCAAAAGAGTGCGTTACTGCCTCAACAGATTCCATTGATTTTTTAAGTCCTATTTATCAAACAGATTCAGTTTGTATTGAATCGTTTGTTTCTTATACAGGTGAAAGTTCGATGGAAATATTTTGTAAAGTGATTGCAGAAGATATGATATCGGGAGAACGCCGTATTGCTACAACCGCTTTTTTAACATTTGTGGCTTTAAATGAAAGGAAAAAACCTATTAAAGTACCGGGAATTTCCCCTGTCACAGAAGAAGAAAAAAAGCTGTTTGAAACTGGCCCGGAGAGGGAACAACTGCGAAAACTAAAAAGAGAAAAAAGTAAAGAATTAGCTGGGTCCATTAGTTTGGAAAAACCATGGGAGATCTAGAGGGGGAAGAAATAATGATTGCATTATCAAGTTTAGAAGAATTATACTCTGGTAGAAAAAAGCTTAATAATTTAATACAGCAACAACCGGATTTGTATGAAGAATTAGTACACGTGACAAGTTTAACACGACAATTGCACATTAAATACCGGTACTTGGGTTGTATATTAATAGAAGAAGATCCCGATATATATGCAAACCCTCACTTAAGAGCATCTGTTATCAAATTGTATAACGATGAAGTGCGGAAATTAAAAAATCATTCTCATTTTGAGGAAATTAGAAAATTGTTTTTTCTTTCTAAAGAAATGGGGCATGAAAACCTCTGCAAGTTAATCCTTGGTCAACGTCCAGAGACTTTAAAAGGGTACTCGGGATAAAAAACGCATATGAATAAAAAAAGCTTGTCTCCGATAAAAAGACAAGCTTTTTTAAATGGTTATAAAAGCATAAAAATTTACTATTCAACAGATATGGATAAAATAATATGCTATCCTTTAAGGATAGTGTACTTTATACAAAGGAATGGAAACGATGACCTGGGATATATTAAATGTCATAGGAACAATTGCATTTGCACTTAGCGGTGTGATTGTGGCTATGGAAGAAGAATATGATTTAATGGGTGTTTATATATTAGGGTTTGTAACGGCGTTTGGCGGAGGGGCTATTCGTAATCTTCTTATAGGTGTGCCTGTATCTGCATTGTGGGAACAAGGGGACTTATTTGTTATTGCTTTTATAGCAATGACTATCGCATTTATTCTCCCGAAACTGTGGATTCATCATTGGGTGAAGTGGGGGGTATTGTTTGATGCGATCGGTTTAGCCTCTTTTGCTATTCAAGGAGCGATTTATGCTGCAAATATTGGGCACCCAGTTAGTGCTGCAATTGCAGCCGCCGCTTTAACAGGAACAGGCGGCGGAATGATAAGAGATGTGTTAGCAGATCGAAAACCAATGTTTTTGCGACAAGAAATTTATATCGCCTGGGCGATGCTGGCAGGTTTAATTGTTGGGATGGGGCTGGTTGATTCTACACCTGGCTACATTCTTTTGCTTATCCTAATTGTAACACTTAGAATGCTTTCCGTTTCTTTTCATTGGCGCCTGCCGTACCGCCGAATAAATGATTGACGAGTGAGTGTCTCAGTTATGTTGTCAATTTTCTAAGTTAGCGCTGATTAATCCAAGCAAGACTCCCAACAAAGCGCCTCCGGCTACTTCAGCCGGCTGATGGCCAAGTAGTTCGTTTAACTGGTCTTCTTGTTTTTCGTGCCTTAAACTAGGAAAATCATCTGAAATCACTTCAATATCTTCGTCAATGTCATTTACCAGTGTCGCAATTTCGCCTGTATGACGTCTAATTCCTTGGGCGTCATACATTACGATAGCACCAAAAATGACAGCAATAGCCGTTTCAATAGACGTGGTTCCTTTATTTGCTGCAATGTAAGAAGCAAGTGAAGCTACCCCTGCTGAGTGGGAGCTGGGCATGCCGCCGGTCTGAAATACAGTCTTCCATTTCCATTTGTCTGTTTTTCTTTTATGTGTAAAAACTTTAAGACCTTGTGCGATACCAATTGCAGATAATGCCGTCACTATTCCTCGATTCATTTGAATTCACCTCTTATATGGTTTCTTAATTCTAAAGGTGTTATGTGAATACCAAAGTATAAGACTTGCATTTCATTAGGTGCTCGAATTTTTTGCAATGTTACTTGATTTGCACAATTATTTTATCCTTTCAAGCTTTGATTTATCCGGCATTTTTACAGATAATAAATGACTAACATTAATCCAATGATTATGTATACCTAATTTGTTCCACTTCTAAGGTATATTATGAAATGGTCAGCAAAAGAAGTATGCACACAGCACAGGAAAGCAGAAATGCCGCTTTTGCCACAGAACGCGGCGTTTTTAGGAAGCTTCCTTTACAAGGCAGCTAGCAAGTTGAGCCTTTCAAAAATGTATCATATTGGCAAAATCCAGTTTAGCTTTGAAACCTCAAGCCCACAAAAAGGATGTGAAGAAAGCCTGTCTAGGGAATATCAGGGGCTTGCACTTTACTAAAAACCTGTTTTTTCTTTTCATTAGTATCAAAAACCAACTTGACACATAGGAATAATAAAGATACGATTAAACATAATAATTCTGACGCTAGATTGCAAGTTTAGTCATCCCTGTATTTTCTCATAGATGCTGTCGAGTTTAAACCAAGGATGTGCCTGACTCAACGTGTCACCGGCATTTGATTTTTATACATAATGGTGATGATACATCTAGCATTATGTCTGTCTGAAAAACTATGGAGATGGATAAAAAATATGCTTTGTGAGGTGGATACTGTTGCAGCTTCTCATAAATAACAGTCCTTTTAGTCAAGAACAAACGGATTTACTTAATCGAGTGTTGCCAACATTAACAGAAGAACAAAAAATATGGTTGAGCGGCTATCTAGCTGCCAACCAAACAGCAGCTGCGCCTGCAGCACAAAATGCAGCTGCATTGCAAGAAGCACCCCAAGTGCTTTCGCAAGGTGCTGTTCAAAGTGTTTCTAAAGAAATAACTATTCTCTATGGATCACAAACCGGGAATGGGCAGAGTATAGCGGAGGATGCAAGCCAAAAGTTAAAAGAGCAGGGTTTTGACGTGACTCTTTCGTCAATGGATAGCTTTAAGCCAAAAACACTTAAGAAAATAGAAAACCTGCTAGTCATCGTGAGCACTCATGGAGAGGGCGATCCGCCGGACAATGCTCTTTCTTTCTATGAATTTCTGCATGGCAGACGTGCACCTAAATTAGAGGAGCTTCGTTACTCTGTTCTTGCCTTAGGTGATACTTCTTATGAGTTCTTCTGTCAAACAGGAAAAGATTTTGATAAGCGATTAGAAGAGCTGGGAGGCGAACGTCTTCACGAGCGTGTTGATTGTGATGTGGACTTTGAAGAATCCGCTGAAGAATGGCTAGATGGAGTATTAGGTTCACTGCAAGAAGCAACGAAAGCAAACGCACCTGCTAATGCCCCAGCACCTCTGCAAGAAGAGGCAGTTACAGCAGGAGCTCCATCACCTTATTCTAGAAAAAATCCTTTTCGAGCAGAACTTTTAGATAATATTAATCTAAATGGACGCGGCTCTAATAAAGAAACGCGTCATCTTGAATTATCTCTTGAAGGATCAGGTCTTGAATACGAACCAGGAGATAGTTTAGGAATTTATCCTGAAAATGACCCTGAACTCGTTGATAAATTGTTAGATGAAATGAGCTGGGATCCTGACGAATTAATTACAATAAATAAAAAAGGAGAGCAGCGGTCTTTACGCGAAGCATTGATTTCTATTTATGAAATTACTGTTTTGACTAAACCGCTTCTTGAAAAAGCAGCACCGCTTTCTGATAATAGCAGCCTGCAGGAACTGGTGGAAAAAGGCAATGAGGATAGCTTAAGAGAATATATAACAGGAAGAGACCTTTTGGATTTAGGCAGAGATTTTGCGCCTTGGAATGTTCCGGCAAGTGAGTTTGTTAAGATTCTTAGAAAAATTCCTCCGCGTTTATATTCTATTGCCAGCTCTCCAACAGCAAATCCAGATGAAGTACACTTAACGATTGGTACAGTTCGATATGAAACGCACGGACGGGCACGTACGGGAGTATGCTCTGGTCAATGTGCAGAACGTACGGAACCAGGTGACTTGCTCCCTGTATATATTCAAAAAAATCCAAACTTCAAACTTCCTGAGGATACGGATACGCCGATCATAATGATAGGGCCAGGTACTGGTGCTGCACCGTTTAGAGCTTTCTTAGAAGAAAGAGAAGAAACGGAAGCAGAAGGGAAAACATGGATGTTCTTTGGAGATCAGCATTTTAGATCCGATTTTATTTACCAGGTAGAATGGCAGAGATGGCTAAAAGAAGGTGTTCTAACAAAAATGGATGTGGCCTTCTCGCGTGATACAGCGGAAAAAGTGTATGTACAGCACCGTATGCTCGAAAAGAGTGAGGAGTTTTATAACTGGCTTATGGAAGGCGCTGTCGTTTATGTTTGCGGGGACGAACAATACATGGCCAGCGATGTCCATGAAGCAATAAGAACAATCCTGCAGCAAGAAGGCGGCATGAGTGAGCAAGATGCCGATGCTTATATTGAAGATATGCAGCAGCAAAAACGTTATCAACGTGATGTGTATTAATGGAGAGGAAAGGGGATAAACCATGGAAAAAAATAAAGTAGTGGTTCCAGCCCAATCTGGACCTCCCAGTGATAATGAAAGAATAAAAAGAGAAAGTAATTATCTACGGGGAACGTTGGAAGAATCTCTTGCAGATCCGCTTACTGCAGCGGTTTCTGCCGATGATGCCCAATTGACAAAGTTTCACGGAAGTTATTTACAAGACGACAGAGATGTACGTAATGAAAGACGCCAGCAAAAGTTAGAACCAGCGTATTCCTTCATGGTGCGTGTACGTCTTCCTGGCGGAGTGGCTACACCGAAACAATGGTTAACAATGGACGATGTGGCTCATAAATATGGAAACGGTACGCTTCGT
This DNA window, taken from Alteribacillus bidgolensis, encodes the following:
- a CDS encoding divergent PAP2 family protein → MNRGIVTALSAIGIAQGLKVFTHKRKTDKWKWKTVFQTGGMPSSHSAGVASLASYIAANKGTTSIETAIAVIFGAIVMYDAQGIRRHTGEIATLVNDIDEDIEVISDDFPSLRHEKQEDQLNELLGHQPAEVAGGALLGVLLGLISANLEN
- a CDS encoding acyl-CoA thioesterase; the protein is MESKHPKDSRVVNTDQVLCSDLNNYNTLFGGVLMKKLDGCAVLSARRHSRAKECVTASTDSIDFLSPIYQTDSVCIESFVSYTGESSMEIFCKVIAEDMISGERRIATTAFLTFVALNERKKPIKVPGISPVTEEEKKLFETGPEREQLRKLKREKSKELAGSISLEKPWEI
- a CDS encoding LysR family transcriptional regulator gives rise to the protein MDIKQLQYFIEINRFNSFSKAAEHLYVTQPTISKMIKNLEKEFNVSLFDRSKKRVVLTDAGKIILEQAQVILNAFKDLENQLENLSGLKQGHIRIGLPPMVGSSFFPNIIGAFRECYPAISIELMENGSNKIAEDVEDGTLDLGVVVLPINNDIFDSFSFVTEDIKLVVHPSHALVKKEKITLKDLKKEHFMLLNSDFALRNRIMSACKREEFQPFIVFESSQWDLLGKMAASKLGVTLLPESICDQLKGDIVTLPIEHSDMYWKLAVIWRKDSYLSHAANEWLRFAKEKLHS
- a CDS encoding assimilatory sulfite reductase (NADPH) flavoprotein subunit, giving the protein MQLLINNSPFSQEQTDLLNRVLPTLTEEQKIWLSGYLAANQTAAAPAAQNAAALQEAPQVLSQGAVQSVSKEITILYGSQTGNGQSIAEDASQKLKEQGFDVTLSSMDSFKPKTLKKIENLLVIVSTHGEGDPPDNALSFYEFLHGRRAPKLEELRYSVLALGDTSYEFFCQTGKDFDKRLEELGGERLHERVDCDVDFEESAEEWLDGVLGSLQEATKANAPANAPAPLQEEAVTAGAPSPYSRKNPFRAELLDNINLNGRGSNKETRHLELSLEGSGLEYEPGDSLGIYPENDPELVDKLLDEMSWDPDELITINKKGEQRSLREALISIYEITVLTKPLLEKAAPLSDNSSLQELVEKGNEDSLREYITGRDLLDLGRDFAPWNVPASEFVKILRKIPPRLYSIASSPTANPDEVHLTIGTVRYETHGRARTGVCSGQCAERTEPGDLLPVYIQKNPNFKLPEDTDTPIIMIGPGTGAAPFRAFLEEREETEAEGKTWMFFGDQHFRSDFIYQVEWQRWLKEGVLTKMDVAFSRDTAEKVYVQHRMLEKSEEFYNWLMEGAVVYVCGDEQYMASDVHEAIRTILQQEGGMSEQDADAYIEDMQQQKRYQRDVY
- a CDS encoding trimeric intracellular cation channel family protein; its protein translation is MTWDILNVIGTIAFALSGVIVAMEEEYDLMGVYILGFVTAFGGGAIRNLLIGVPVSALWEQGDLFVIAFIAMTIAFILPKLWIHHWVKWGVLFDAIGLASFAIQGAIYAANIGHPVSAAIAAAALTGTGGGMIRDVLADRKPMFLRQEIYIAWAMLAGLIVGMGLVDSTPGYILLLILIVTLRMLSVSFHWRLPYRRIND